The Accipiter gentilis chromosome 19, bAccGen1.1, whole genome shotgun sequence genome has a window encoding:
- the RAB39A gene encoding ras-related protein Rab-39A — protein MPGVGAIGARCRHRPRRSPRKSPKAEPGQAGAAMDAAIWIYQFRLIVLGDSTVGKSCLLHRFTEGRFPGPLHSDPTVGVDFFSRLVEIEPGKRVKLQLWDTAGQERFRSITRSYYRNSVGGLLVFDITNRRSFEHVKDWLEEAKMHVQPFQIVFLLVGHKCDLVSQREVTREEAEKLSSDCGMKYIETSAKDATNVEESFTILTRDIYELVKKGEISIQDGWEGVKSGFVPNVVHSSEEAVKPRRQCIC, from the exons ATGCCGGGCGTTGGGGCGATCGGAGCGCGGTGCAGGCACCGGCCGCGCAGGAGCCCCAGGAAGAGCCCCAAGGCGGagccgggccaggccggggccGCCATGGACGCGGCGATTTGGATTTACCAGTTCCGGCTGATCGTGCTGGGCGACTCCACCGTGGGCAAGTCCTGCCTCTTGCACCGCTTCACCGAGGGCCGCTTCCCGGGGCCGCTGCACTCCGACCCCACCGTGGGGGTGGACTTCTTCTCCCGGCTGGTGGAGATCGAGCCCGGCAAGAGGGTCAAGCTGCAGCTCTGGGACACGGCGGGGCAGGAGCGGTTCAG atcAATAACACGCTCTTATTATCGCAATTCTGTGGGTGGCTTACTAGTGTTTGACATCACAAATCGACGATCCTTTGAACATGTGAAAGACTGGCTAGAAGAGGCAAAAATGCATGTGCAGCCCTTTCAGATTGTGTTCCTGTTAGTAGGACATAAATGTGACTTAGTGTCACAGCGTGAGGTTACAAGAGAAGAAGCTGAAAAACTGTCATCTGACTGTGGTATGAAATATATAGAAACTTCAGCAAAAGATGCTACGAATGTTGAAGAGTCCTTTACAATTCTCACACGAGACATCTATGAACTTGTAAAAAAGGGAGAAATCTCAATACAGGATGGATGGGAAGGTGTTAAGAGCGGCTTTGTTCCAAATGTTGTACATTCATCAGAAGAAGCTGTAAAGCCCAGAAGACAGTGCATCTGCTGA